The Caulifigura coniformis genome includes a region encoding these proteins:
- a CDS encoding cytidine deaminase, translated as MLEDPAAPIELINAAAAVRMRAYAPYSKFLVGAAVRADDGSVYAGCNVENSSFGLTICAERNAVAQMAAAGRRRAVEIAITTTGGHAPCGACRQVLSEFSRGLTVWLVDVDSSGKPVSADRTTLEVLLPRQFEFGESE; from the coding sequence ATGCTCGAGGACCCCGCCGCGCCGATCGAACTCATCAATGCCGCGGCCGCCGTGCGCATGCGGGCTTATGCGCCTTACTCGAAGTTCCTGGTGGGAGCGGCGGTGAGGGCAGACGACGGCTCGGTATACGCCGGGTGCAACGTCGAGAACTCGTCGTTCGGACTGACGATCTGTGCTGAACGGAACGCTGTCGCCCAGATGGCCGCGGCGGGTCGGCGCCGGGCCGTCGAGATTGCCATCACGACGACCGGGGGACACGCTCCCTGCGGCGCGTGCCGCCAGGTCCTGTCAGAGTTCTCCCGCGGGCTGACCGTGTGGCTCGTGGACGTCGACTCCTCCGGCAAGCCGGTTTCCGCGGACCGGACGACGCTCGAGGTGCTGTTGCCGAGGCAGTTCGAGTTCGGGGAAAGTGAGTAG
- the ppk1 gene encoding polyphosphate kinase 1 encodes MAKTPPRYINRELSWLEFNQRVLDEAADGSIPLLERLKFLAISASNLDEFFRVRVGGLQMVVAQGGVKPDSSGMTPDEQLAAIHDRVQRMTAEQHRIYNELDQQLSTQGLRRLRVEGLSKAQRSVLERVFEEEVFPVLSPIAVTSGADFPLVSSGLLCVCVRLKKRQEDETARFALIPCGPGVSRFLSLPSEAAQAFILLEDALGVLVGKFFQGEEIAECVPLRLTRNADMSLREDAAPDLLEEMENLLDERRLGDCVRLELSDQASPELEGFLRASLGLSDIDIIRQPGPLELSAFFRLTDRPAADALKYEAWPPQPSPAIPAGASMFDVLSAGDVLLCHPYESFDPVVRLLQEAAADPDVLAIKQTLYRTARDSQIVEALMLAAEKGKHVTVIVELKARFDEARNIEWARQLEQVGAQVIYGVKGLKTHAKCCLIVRREPHGIVRYMHFGTGNYNEQTSRIYSDISLFSSDRDLGADSAAFFNAITGYSQPQRYRKIEAAPIGLRDKLLEMIRAETEFKQQGRPARIDAKVNALVDPVLIDALYEASQAGVEVRLNVRGICCLRPGVKRLSENIEVVSIIDRFLEHARILHFHHGGDHRVFISSADWMPRNLDKRIELLVPVIDPACRDKVINILESYFSDNVKSRKLLSDGTHRRLVPGKRTPFRSQQKLYDEAKRANQSAEQQSRTTFEPHRRGA; translated from the coding sequence ATGGCGAAGACTCCCCCCCGGTACATCAATCGCGAGCTGAGCTGGCTCGAGTTCAACCAGCGGGTGCTCGATGAAGCGGCCGATGGATCCATCCCGCTCCTGGAGCGTCTGAAGTTTCTCGCGATTTCCGCGTCGAATCTCGACGAGTTCTTCCGCGTCCGCGTCGGCGGACTGCAGATGGTTGTTGCCCAGGGGGGTGTGAAACCCGATTCGTCGGGCATGACGCCGGATGAACAGTTGGCCGCGATTCACGATCGCGTCCAGCGGATGACGGCCGAGCAGCACCGCATTTACAACGAACTCGACCAGCAGTTGTCGACGCAGGGGCTCCGGCGATTGCGGGTCGAAGGCCTGTCGAAGGCACAGCGATCGGTCCTCGAGCGGGTCTTCGAAGAAGAAGTCTTCCCGGTCCTCTCCCCGATCGCGGTCACGTCTGGGGCCGATTTTCCGCTGGTATCGAGCGGCTTGCTCTGTGTCTGCGTGCGGCTGAAGAAGCGTCAGGAGGATGAGACGGCGCGATTTGCTCTCATTCCGTGCGGTCCCGGCGTGTCGAGGTTCCTCTCACTTCCGTCAGAAGCGGCGCAGGCTTTCATCCTGCTTGAGGATGCTCTCGGGGTGCTTGTCGGCAAGTTCTTCCAGGGAGAGGAGATTGCCGAGTGCGTACCGCTGCGGCTGACGCGCAACGCCGACATGTCGCTGCGTGAAGACGCGGCCCCCGACCTGCTGGAAGAGATGGAGAATCTCCTGGATGAACGGCGTCTGGGCGACTGCGTGCGGCTGGAACTTTCCGACCAGGCCTCACCCGAACTGGAGGGCTTCCTCAGGGCTTCGCTGGGTCTCAGCGACATCGACATTATCCGTCAGCCCGGGCCGCTGGAGCTTTCCGCATTCTTCCGCCTGACCGACCGACCCGCGGCAGATGCGTTGAAATATGAGGCGTGGCCACCGCAGCCTTCGCCGGCGATCCCGGCAGGGGCCTCGATGTTCGACGTGCTGTCGGCGGGCGACGTTCTGCTTTGCCATCCCTACGAGTCCTTCGATCCCGTGGTCCGGCTGCTGCAGGAAGCGGCGGCAGATCCCGACGTCCTGGCGATCAAGCAGACGCTATATCGCACGGCTCGGGACAGCCAGATCGTCGAAGCGCTCATGCTGGCGGCGGAGAAGGGGAAGCATGTCACAGTGATCGTCGAGTTGAAGGCCCGCTTCGATGAAGCCCGGAACATCGAATGGGCACGGCAACTGGAACAGGTCGGCGCGCAGGTGATCTATGGCGTCAAAGGCTTGAAGACCCACGCCAAGTGCTGCCTGATTGTCCGCCGTGAGCCGCATGGCATCGTCCGCTACATGCATTTCGGAACGGGGAACTACAACGAGCAGACGTCGCGGATCTACAGCGACATCAGTCTCTTCAGCTCGGATCGCGACCTGGGCGCCGACTCGGCGGCGTTCTTCAACGCCATTACGGGATATTCGCAGCCGCAGCGTTATCGCAAGATCGAGGCGGCGCCGATCGGGCTGCGTGACAAGCTTCTGGAAATGATCCGTGCGGAGACGGAGTTCAAGCAGCAGGGCCGCCCCGCCCGGATCGACGCCAAGGTGAACGCGCTGGTCGATCCAGTTCTCATCGATGCACTTTACGAGGCGTCGCAGGCGGGGGTCGAAGTGCGGCTGAATGTCCGGGGCATCTGCTGCCTGAGGCCGGGCGTGAAGCGGCTCAGCGAGAACATCGAGGTCGTCAGCATCATCGACCGGTTTCTCGAGCACGCCCGCATCCTGCACTTTCACCACGGCGGCGATCACCGCGTGTTCATCTCGAGCGCCGACTGGATGCCGCGCAATCTCGACAAGCGAATCGAGCTTCTCGTGCCGGTCATCGACCCGGCCTGCCGCGACAAGGTCATCAACATTCTCGAGAGTTACTTCAGCGACAACGTGAAGTCGCGCAAGCTCCTGTCGGACGGAACGCATCGCCGGCTGGTCCCCGGGAAGCGGACGCCGTTCCGTTCGCAACAGAAGCTGTATGATGAAGCGAAGCGAGCCAACCAGTCGGCCGAGCAGCAGTCACGAACGACATTCGAGCCGCATCGTCGAGGGGCGTGA
- a CDS encoding alpha/beta hydrolase fold domain-containing protein, whose translation MSVRLIAFAFLAAFVPAPGLAENPAPTHADVSYGPHDRNVLDFWKADSTRATPVIVFIHGGGFSKGDKSGIRKDSIIKASLDRGISFAAINYRYRSAAPIQEILRDCARAIQFLRSKAADWNIDKTRFASYGGSAGAGTSLWLAYHDDLADPASADPVLRESTRLTCAGANSTQFTYDIPRWKELFEKADQSVAEQLLLPTFYGLTTWTELESEAGKKIRSDCDMCGLISKDDPPVFLSTKGPGGPVTGRGHLLHHPLHAKAIQDRCREVGCIAVADLPGLEIRPGTDQPRDLSSFLFQNLQPAVSGPRK comes from the coding sequence ATGTCCGTTCGCCTGATTGCGTTCGCGTTTCTCGCCGCCTTTGTGCCTGCGCCGGGGCTCGCGGAGAATCCGGCTCCGACTCATGCGGACGTGAGCTACGGTCCGCACGACCGCAACGTGCTCGACTTCTGGAAGGCCGACTCGACGAGGGCGACTCCCGTCATTGTGTTCATCCATGGCGGCGGTTTCTCCAAGGGGGACAAGTCGGGTATTCGCAAAGACTCGATCATCAAGGCGTCGCTCGACCGGGGCATCTCCTTCGCGGCGATCAACTATCGTTACCGCAGCGCGGCGCCGATTCAGGAGATCCTTCGGGACTGCGCCCGCGCGATCCAATTCCTGCGCTCGAAGGCGGCCGACTGGAACATCGATAAGACCCGCTTCGCGTCTTACGGAGGCTCGGCCGGGGCCGGGACCTCCCTGTGGCTGGCCTATCACGACGATCTGGCCGATCCGGCGAGTGCCGATCCTGTGCTGCGGGAGTCGACGCGTCTGACCTGTGCAGGTGCGAACTCGACGCAGTTCACGTACGACATTCCCCGCTGGAAGGAACTGTTCGAGAAGGCCGATCAATCAGTCGCCGAGCAACTTCTGCTGCCGACGTTCTATGGCCTCACGACCTGGACAGAGCTCGAATCCGAGGCGGGGAAGAAGATCCGCAGCGACTGCGACATGTGCGGCCTGATCTCGAAAGATGACCCGCCCGTGTTTCTATCGACCAAGGGGCCCGGCGGACCGGTGACGGGTCGGGGCCACCTGCTCCATCATCCGCTGCACGCCAAGGCGATTCAGGATCGCTGTCGCGAGGTGGGATGCATTGCGGTCGCAGACCTGCCAGGGCTGGAGATTCGCCCGGGAACTGATCAACCCCGTGACCTCAGCAGTTTCCTGTTTCAGAATCTGCAGCCGGCCGTTTCGGGCCCGCGGAAGTGA
- a CDS encoding alpha-amylase family protein, protein MTTRTTSNALSRRDALARCAAGSLAVAGFHSLRSAGVAEANDERPLVARSHVAIRGIYGGYPSAIFERGQKPDDYGVNAVWIGSGGLNQAEINRCHKLGVKVFAEFNSMHHAAFLKQHPDAAPIGIDGKPSPPPEGWQGVSPFHAGYRQERMAEFQRVLETFEIDGIWLDYHHAHASWERDTPLMPDTDFSPAALEQFAKSTGIVLPAKVSEASTQLLGPLRNAWTEFRCNVFTDWVREYREILNATRPGALLGTFHCPWSQEDYDGAIRHKLAIDLPAQAKYIDVFSIMPYHARFGHPQDVSWISRQTAALGKLLNLTGARNELQKIWPIVQLADWGETVKAAQVQDIIDHGTRKPSTGVMVFHWSGVSKQWDKVDAMGKAYEAIRG, encoded by the coding sequence GTGACGACGCGAACCACCAGCAACGCTCTCTCCCGACGCGACGCTCTCGCCCGCTGCGCCGCCGGCTCACTCGCCGTCGCCGGCTTTCATTCCCTGCGCTCGGCGGGGGTGGCTGAAGCCAACGACGAGCGTCCGCTCGTTGCTCGTTCGCATGTCGCGATTCGCGGCATCTACGGCGGCTATCCGTCCGCGATTTTCGAGCGAGGCCAGAAGCCCGACGACTATGGCGTAAACGCGGTGTGGATTGGGTCCGGAGGGCTCAACCAGGCGGAGATCAACCGTTGCCACAAACTCGGCGTCAAGGTCTTCGCCGAGTTCAACTCGATGCATCATGCCGCGTTTCTGAAACAACATCCGGATGCCGCCCCGATCGGCATCGATGGAAAACCCTCGCCGCCCCCCGAGGGATGGCAGGGCGTCAGCCCGTTCCACGCAGGGTACCGGCAGGAACGGATGGCCGAGTTCCAGCGCGTCCTCGAGACCTTCGAGATTGATGGCATCTGGCTCGACTATCACCACGCGCATGCGAGTTGGGAACGCGACACGCCGCTGATGCCCGATACGGATTTCTCTCCCGCCGCCCTCGAGCAGTTCGCGAAGTCGACGGGGATCGTGCTGCCGGCGAAGGTTTCTGAGGCGTCGACGCAACTCCTCGGACCACTTCGGAACGCGTGGACCGAATTTCGCTGCAATGTCTTTACCGACTGGGTGCGGGAATACCGCGAGATCCTGAACGCCACCCGCCCCGGAGCACTGCTGGGAACGTTTCACTGCCCGTGGTCGCAGGAAGACTACGACGGCGCGATCCGCCACAAGTTGGCGATCGACCTGCCGGCCCAGGCGAAGTACATCGATGTCTTCAGCATCATGCCCTACCACGCCCGGTTCGGGCATCCGCAGGACGTCTCCTGGATTTCACGACAGACCGCCGCGCTCGGGAAGTTGCTGAACCTGACCGGAGCCCGGAACGAACTGCAGAAGATCTGGCCGATCGTCCAGTTGGCAGACTGGGGCGAGACCGTGAAAGCCGCCCAGGTTCAGGACATCATCGACCACGGGACGCGAAAGCCCTCCACCGGCGTCATGGTCTTCCACTGGTCCGGTGTGTCCAAGCAGTGGGACAAGGTCGACGCGATGGGCAAGGCCTACGAGGCAATCCGCGGATAA
- a CDS encoding alpha/beta hydrolase family esterase translates to MTPLFLVLVLAADPNLAAVELQVDGVTREALIAIPEGASSAKPAPVVFAFHGHGGTMRNAARTFAFEKAWPDAVVVYMQGLKTATLRDPAGERPGWQNLPGQQGDRDVKAFDAFLAHVKSKTSIDDNRIYATGHSNGGGFTYALWGARPDLFAAIAPSSANPPLSNSLKPLPVFQVTGKTDAIVSYAGQTRTVDAVRRINRCEETGKSWATDCTEYPSPSGKPVIWMVHDGGHKYSADAPALIVRFFKEQTRKPAAANAGTTSTP, encoded by the coding sequence ATGACGCCGTTGTTCCTCGTTCTCGTTCTCGCCGCCGACCCCAACCTGGCGGCCGTCGAACTTCAGGTCGATGGCGTCACCCGCGAGGCGCTGATCGCGATCCCCGAGGGAGCTTCCAGCGCGAAGCCCGCGCCGGTGGTGTTCGCATTCCACGGCCACGGCGGAACCATGCGGAACGCCGCACGGACGTTCGCATTTGAGAAGGCCTGGCCGGACGCTGTCGTCGTCTACATGCAGGGGCTCAAGACCGCGACCCTACGCGATCCTGCCGGTGAACGGCCCGGCTGGCAGAACCTTCCCGGTCAGCAGGGCGACCGCGACGTCAAAGCCTTCGATGCCTTCCTCGCACACGTGAAGTCAAAGACGTCGATCGATGACAACCGCATCTACGCCACCGGCCATTCGAACGGCGGCGGCTTCACCTACGCTCTGTGGGGAGCCCGGCCGGATCTCTTCGCCGCAATCGCGCCTTCGTCCGCCAATCCGCCACTCTCAAACTCCCTGAAGCCGCTTCCCGTGTTCCAGGTGACGGGAAAAACCGATGCCATCGTCTCCTATGCCGGCCAGACGCGAACGGTCGACGCCGTCCGACGGATCAACCGTTGCGAGGAAACCGGAAAGAGCTGGGCCACCGACTGCACAGAATACCCTTCACCCTCCGGGAAGCCGGTCATCTGGATGGTGCACGACGGCGGGCACAAATACTCCGCCGATGCCCCTGCGCTGATCGTGCGGTTCTTTAAGGAACAAACCCGGAAGCCAGCGGCGGCGAACGCCGGGACGACGAGCACTCCCTGA
- a CDS encoding DUF5658 family protein, translated as MSDSPPRKNPVRSIYRLLTSHRPMEHETSLFLLVSFLDFLMTYWMIYPREHGPRFGESNAVANWFLSGWGIRGLLYFKVGICVFIVLSTQVIFLRRPQVARGILWLGIAVTALTVVYSGALYIRHAAPPIALE; from the coding sequence ATGAGTGATTCACCCCCGAGGAAGAATCCGGTCCGGTCGATCTACCGGCTGCTGACGTCGCACCGCCCCATGGAGCACGAGACATCGCTGTTCCTGCTCGTCAGTTTCCTCGATTTTTTGATGACGTACTGGATGATCTATCCGCGCGAACACGGTCCGCGATTCGGAGAGTCGAACGCCGTCGCCAACTGGTTCCTCAGCGGTTGGGGCATCCGCGGTCTCCTCTACTTCAAGGTCGGCATCTGCGTGTTCATCGTCCTGTCGACGCAGGTGATTTTCCTCCGTCGTCCACAAGTGGCCAGGGGGATCCTCTGGCTCGGAATCGCGGTCACGGCTCTGACCGTCGTCTACAGCGGAGCGCTCTACATCCGTCACGCCGCCCCGCCAATCGCCCTCGAATAG
- a CDS encoding GTPase, translating into MSSNSSVANAVARLCRALQAFEASSKALQLQPLSGREWYEVLTRKLRPQLGDESFLIAAVVGGTNIGKSVVFNHVAGFRASATSPLASGTRHPTCLAPAGFGERHDLGELFAGFEVTPWERAEDALRDDAVHRLFWRESPEMRSNLLVLDTPDIDSDARVNWDRADHVRQCADVLIAVLTQQKYNDAAVKEFFRKAAAEDKAIIVVLNQLLMPEDEAYWPLWVETFCRETGVHPEAVYLAPNDRRAAEANALPFYVREWPAGPVEASAVTTDPRSLLEDLSETRFEEVKWRALRGSVRQVVDRVDGVPGYLTEARRRCEEFRGAGELLSANKLAEIREWPVVPAAAVIGELRRWWREQREGWSRKVHGFYNAVGNSIAWPVRKLKDVLQGPAVPMLNHYREREWGAILTAVESVYDRLTVLAELGNPLLQPRLQSMLAGASRVDLIAKIREAHQSIDFEAELRTLVDSELKSFRTDSPTAYEAVRRLDAVAAAARPATSVILFVTGFGPVGHAITPVFADAAVQGVMHFAGDVAGGTVAAAVGETVLSAGAGTGAGYFEARFRQLENAFTQRRAAWLASLLQQQLLGTLPQDLQMAARVTGSQEFRELESAVAELSAAESTSRRASQ; encoded by the coding sequence ATGTCTTCCAACTCGTCCGTCGCCAACGCCGTGGCCCGCCTATGCCGCGCCCTGCAGGCGTTCGAAGCATCATCGAAGGCCCTGCAGCTGCAGCCTCTCTCCGGCCGGGAATGGTACGAAGTCCTCACGCGGAAGCTGCGTCCGCAGCTGGGCGACGAGTCGTTTCTGATTGCGGCGGTCGTCGGCGGGACGAACATCGGGAAGAGCGTGGTGTTCAACCACGTGGCCGGGTTTCGGGCCAGTGCGACGTCGCCATTGGCGTCTGGCACGCGTCATCCGACCTGTCTGGCGCCGGCCGGCTTCGGAGAGCGACACGACCTTGGCGAACTGTTCGCCGGTTTTGAGGTGACGCCGTGGGAGCGGGCCGAGGACGCCCTGCGCGATGATGCCGTCCATCGGCTTTTCTGGCGCGAATCGCCGGAGATGCGATCGAATCTCCTGGTCCTGGATACGCCGGACATCGACAGCGATGCGCGGGTGAACTGGGACCGGGCCGACCATGTCCGGCAGTGTGCGGATGTGCTGATCGCTGTTTTGACGCAGCAGAAATACAACGATGCGGCCGTCAAGGAGTTCTTCCGGAAGGCCGCGGCCGAGGACAAGGCGATCATTGTTGTCCTGAACCAGCTCCTGATGCCGGAGGACGAGGCGTACTGGCCGCTGTGGGTGGAGACCTTCTGCCGCGAAACGGGCGTCCATCCGGAAGCCGTCTACCTGGCGCCAAACGACAGACGGGCAGCGGAGGCGAACGCGTTGCCGTTCTACGTGCGGGAGTGGCCTGCCGGCCCGGTTGAGGCCTCTGCTGTCACGACCGATCCGCGCAGTCTGCTCGAGGATCTCTCGGAGACGCGGTTTGAAGAGGTGAAATGGCGGGCTCTGCGTGGCAGCGTGCGGCAGGTGGTCGACCGCGTGGACGGTGTGCCGGGTTATCTCACGGAGGCGCGACGCCGATGCGAGGAATTCCGCGGTGCGGGAGAACTGCTTTCCGCGAACAAGCTCGCTGAGATCCGGGAGTGGCCGGTGGTCCCGGCGGCTGCCGTGATCGGGGAGCTTCGCCGCTGGTGGCGCGAGCAGCGCGAGGGCTGGTCGAGAAAAGTTCATGGCTTCTACAACGCGGTGGGGAACAGCATCGCCTGGCCTGTCCGGAAGCTGAAAGACGTCCTCCAGGGCCCTGCCGTTCCGATGCTCAATCACTACCGGGAGCGGGAATGGGGGGCGATCCTGACGGCGGTCGAGTCGGTCTACGACCGGCTGACCGTTCTGGCAGAACTGGGCAACCCGCTCCTTCAGCCCCGGCTGCAGTCGATGCTCGCGGGCGCGTCCCGCGTCGACCTGATCGCGAAGATTCGCGAGGCCCATCAGTCGATCGATTTCGAGGCCGAACTGCGGACGCTCGTCGATTCGGAACTGAAAAGTTTTCGTACGGACAGCCCCACTGCTTACGAAGCCGTGCGCAGGCTCGATGCGGTGGCCGCGGCCGCACGGCCGGCGACGAGCGTCATCCTGTTCGTCACGGGATTCGGTCCAGTGGGGCATGCGATCACGCCCGTGTTCGCCGACGCGGCGGTTCAGGGGGTGATGCACTTTGCCGGCGATGTGGCCGGCGGGACGGTCGCAGCCGCGGTTGGAGAGACAGTGCTCAGTGCGGGGGCCGGAACGGGCGCGGGCTATTTTGAAGCACGCTTCCGGCAGCTGGAGAACGCCTTCACCCAGCGGCGTGCGGCGTGGCTGGCGTCGCTGCTGCAGCAGCAGTTACTCGGAACGTTGCCGCAGGATCTCCAGATGGCCGCGCGTGTCACCGGAAGCCAGGAGTTCCGGGAACTGGAGTCCGCAGTCGCCGAACTGAGTGCGGCGGAGAGCACGTCGCGGAGAGCTTCACAGTGA
- a CDS encoding methyltransferase — protein METMSPNDLMNRMITGYWSTQAIYVAAKLGIADLVVSGPRTAEDLARSTGTHAPSLYRLLRALASMGVFAEDASSMFGLTPLAECLRSDLPGSQRALAIMSGEEHYKAWGELLYSVQTGKIAFDRLYGMPVFEFLSKNVEQAKVFDAAMVGVHGRETSAMTDVYDFSGMRVLADIGGGNGSLLASVLQKHPSLRGLLYDLPGVVDRARDSLKASGVADRCEVIGGSFFESVPPGADAYLMRHIIHDWDDEKSLAILRNVHRAMSSTARLLLVEGVIPPGNDPSFGKLLDLTMLTIPGGKERTSAEYQALFEAAGFELVRIVPTAAEVSVIEGRKRETASV, from the coding sequence ATGGAAACGATGTCGCCGAATGACCTCATGAACCGGATGATCACCGGCTACTGGTCGACCCAGGCAATCTACGTGGCCGCAAAGCTGGGGATCGCCGACCTGGTGGTGTCCGGGCCGCGCACGGCGGAAGACCTGGCTCGATCGACCGGAACCCACGCCCCCTCGCTGTACCGGCTCCTGCGGGCCCTCGCCAGCATGGGCGTTTTCGCCGAGGACGCCTCGTCGATGTTCGGGCTCACGCCGCTCGCCGAATGCCTGCGAAGCGATCTGCCCGGCTCGCAGCGGGCACTGGCGATCATGAGCGGTGAAGAGCACTACAAGGCCTGGGGCGAACTGCTGTACAGCGTCCAGACCGGAAAGATCGCGTTCGACAGACTCTACGGAATGCCCGTCTTCGAGTTCCTGTCGAAGAATGTCGAGCAGGCGAAGGTGTTCGACGCCGCGATGGTTGGCGTTCATGGCCGCGAAACGTCCGCCATGACCGATGTCTACGATTTCTCCGGCATGCGTGTCCTGGCCGATATCGGAGGCGGAAACGGCAGTCTCCTCGCATCAGTCCTGCAGAAGCATCCTTCTCTTCGCGGCTTACTGTACGACCTCCCCGGAGTCGTGGATCGGGCCAGGGACAGTCTCAAGGCCTCCGGCGTCGCTGATCGGTGTGAGGTGATCGGCGGCAGCTTCTTCGAGTCCGTGCCCCCCGGGGCCGATGCCTACCTGATGCGTCACATCATCCACGACTGGGACGATGAAAAGTCGCTGGCGATTCTGAGAAACGTGCACCGCGCCATGAGCTCAACGGCCCGCCTGCTGCTGGTGGAGGGAGTGATTCCTCCCGGCAACGATCCCTCTTTCGGAAAGCTGCTCGACCTGACAATGCTGACGATCCCCGGCGGCAAGGAACGCACCAGCGCCGAGTACCAGGCGCTGTTCGAGGCCGCTGGCTTCGAACTCGTCCGGATCGTGCCGACGGCCGCCGAGGTCAGCGTCATCGAAGGCCGGAAACGGGAGACGGCCAGCGTCTGA